One Penaeus vannamei isolate JL-2024 chromosome 38, ASM4276789v1, whole genome shotgun sequence genomic window, tcctcagatatctatctcctcttctcctcataagGGAACCTTTTTTTCTCAGTtctcttcacccaactcccctccagaaacctttgaagacatccaaaacttcctgaagatgacccaagggaacactccactcccctacccacccccaatccctctgttcctactccttttACATTTAAAGAATGTGCatatatccatcctcctcctcaaatacccgccaccccccttcctcctacaccctcccaacataccccaccctctctaccgctTCCACTTGAATACTTACACGAAtcccctctatcacaacagtgaccttctccagacccctcccctctagacattcttcctgataatTCACCACCTTTCCCAATCCCTTTTTCTCATCCCATGAATTCTTCTCCTCcaacttctccaacagccacctctgttttctttgaacaatgtctctattccttccccagtcacagatacacttcAATTCACTCGATTGTTCTACCTCCtaaacctttcccattttactaatccctgctgtacttcatttacttccctctttttcctattcattATCATACTTCCTTTAACAACTTCTGATcttgtttcaaacattaaacattatctAGAAAGATTGGTTTAATTACTTTTGAGAAATATCAAAGAATTCATAAACTGAAAATTGAACACTCCTAACCAGAAAATTTATATTTCCCTCCTATTAAGTCCTGACACTACAGACAGTTAATGTAACTTTCCATAACAAACAAATACCATACAAGGAATATTTTACCCAGGTTGTCTACTTGCATCAATGCTGTCCAGGAGCAGCATGGAACAGGCCTCCGTGCTATGGTGCTACAAGAAGGAACTAGCCTTCTTTGGCCACAGTTAGAAGATGAAGCAGTTGAAGGCGTGCCAAAAATCAGGCCAGGCTGAGGTCAACGAGGAAAACTCCTTTGAAATGTTTGTCCATGACAGAGatccactactgctactacaaggAGACGGACAATATCTTTGGTAACACTTTTAGGATGTGTGTCCTGCAGGTGAgccatttctttttttaactcaTGGTAGATGAGAAAATGTATATGAGCTTGctgttttttcatattttttatatggtacattacataaatatgcacacattttAATTAGAGCAACAATAACCTGGTTGATCCTTTCAACCTCTGGTACACAGGgagagcaataaaaaataatggcccTTTCCAGACACCCTTACCCCAAGCATTCTGTGTCAGACCATGGAGACGAGGGAGTGGGGGTCTTCACCACCCATCAGCTGAGCATGACATTTTTAAGGCAGCTGTATGTTATAAATATGGATGTACACACGCTACAGCACAGAAGCCTCTCAGCACATTGTGCCAAGATTCGGTGAACATTAAGATGCTGAagggatatgtgtatgtacagttcTTAACTTTGTTGGCCTTATACATTTTTCTCAAATATAAAGGGTTAATGGCCTTCGAGGAGCAGTTTCTTCACATGTCCCTGTCTGTGACAAGTAATACTGCAATTTTCCACAAAATCTCCATCCTtacatatttttctccttttccaatcATGAGAAAGCAGAGCTTCCCCAGTTGCCAGTATTCAGATATAGTTCAGCAAAACCttttcaattatattttctttaccaATAGTTTTATCCTGTCTTTATCATCGTGCCGCATGTGTGCCGTTGTGGATGACCTGCTGTGCATTTTACCTATTTTGTTGCATATGAGGGACTTGCAGTCTGTTCATGCTGTGACATCCTCGACACCACAGTCGCCCCACGTCCAGGAATTGAAGAACCTCAAGGAGTCCCTTAAGGAGAGTCCTCGGGCGGGGCTCCTCATTGAGCTTTGCAAGTCGTTAGGCCAGGTACAGCTGTTGATGCATTGTGCCGAGAGGAAAAATGCTTGcttcattttttaaagaaataattATAGTGTATTTGACTTTACTCTATTTTTAAACACCTAAATACTGGCTAACTCTGTGATTTTATTACCTAGAAAGATGATTTATACATTTACTTTTTAAATAAAGATGTACATGAATAGATAACAACACCTGACAAACCAAAGGATTTGATGAATATGGGGCTAATAGTTGTTGCTATCCAAGGCTCGCAGCTGAGTGTAGGAGCATAGaaaattattttagttatttattatttaaaagcaAATTAATATGAATTCATCTTTGCACAAAACTGGCAAACCTCTTGCTTTAAAATACAATTTCATATCATAACATATTTTGCTTTATGTTAAGATAATCTAAGACAGAGCCTCAAAtattaaatttgattttttttagtcTATCGATTGCAAATATtatagtattttatttatttttaatatcacaGATATTTCATGTAAAATCTCATATTTTGTATAGTAAACCATTCTTTACTATAGTTCAGCTGTTATGAATTTAGGGtattttcatatatctctttctttttcttgatcttttcCCGAGGAAGTCAGTAAATACAGTGACATAGATGTTTTCTTTCAGGCCAAGTCTGTACCACAGTTTGTGGCAGCCGTCACAGAAAAGACATAGTGCACAACAGTCGCACTAACAGCCGGCAGAGGACAAATAAAATCTGCTGCCTTAGGACTAGTCATGGGTGAGATATTGTGTTTCATGTTGATTGTAATTATAtctgttattataactgttgGTAGTCATGGGTGAGTTTTTACCTATTTTTATAGTTGATTGTGAAGGaaagtatcttttcttctttttatttcatttttgttacatTCTCGCACGGCTGCTTGTGCGAATTAGCGGGTTCAGGGTTCGATGTTTTGGTCGAATCCTTTGAACGGATCAAGTGCGGTTCGCCAGCCGTGGTTCATTACACCGAACTCTTGGCTGTTGAGATATGAcagttttcgtttattttcttttttgacggtatcatttggtattattattttttgttattaagaaCATGAATTATTGCTCATGTAATGTTCTGTAATATTTTGTTTACTGAAGAGGACCCTCGTGACAGGGCCGGTTCGAGAGGCGTCCCGAAAACACCTGGTCTCGGGCTGGCCGATCCGGCCTTCTTCCTTTCGCGTTTCTCGGGGCATTTGGTGCTCCATCGCCTCGGTCTTTTCTGCGGAAAGGGATCGCCGTGTTTACGGTAAATCATATGTAAACTGCGATCATCTGACAGTAGAGGGgtactcattttctttatttacgttATGCCTTTCAGTGTTGACTAATCTACTTTTGATTTgtactttaattttcttttgttggattatgtattttattattactattattatttattatcagtgATATCTTCTGTTAATTCTGCTTGTTGTGTTAACTGTACTGTCTACCACCCTTTTCTTTGGTACATGGCGGATGCCATAAGTTGGactttttgttaatttttgtacctttctatattattattaatgtatattcatttttgtgttattttattttgtcgtTTTGGTCACTTCACCATCTTCCATTATTGTTTGTAAAGATTATTTTGTAACTGCTTTATTAGCTAGTTTGACATTCTTTTGGTTTTgggtattttgtttcatttacttaACATTTTTGTTATGTTAATTTTGCATAAtcgtttactgtcattatttcttatGTCATGATTTTACAGTCAATAACATCAATGAATTGTGTGTAAAGTAATCTTGTGTCTTGTTTTCTAACCTTGAGCAATCCTTTGATTATTTATAGAATTTTAAGAACCTGGCACTCACACCGATGCTTGCTGTGGtttgctttattattgttgtcagaaGTTAATAAATGTACATTAGACTCCCACTATCCTTGTGTTTNNNNNNNNNNNNNNNNNNNNNNNNNNNNNNNNNNNNNNNNNNNNNNNNNNNNNNNNNNNNNNNNNNNNNNNNNNNNNNNNNNNNNNNNNNNNNNNNNNNNNNNNNNNNNNNNNNNNNNNNNNNNNNNNNNNNNNNNNNNNNNNNNNNNNNNNNNNNNNNNNNNNNNNNNNNNNNNNNNNNNNNNNNNNNNNNNNNNNNNNNNNNNNNNNNNNNNNNNNNNNNNNNNNNNNNNNNNNNNNNNNNNNNNNNNNNNNNNNNNNNNNNNNNNNNNNNNNNNNNNNNNNNNNNNNNNNNNNNNNNNNNNNNNNNNNNNNNNNNNNNNNNNNNNNNNNNNNNNNNNNNNNNNNNNNNNNNNNNNNNNNNNNNNNNNNNNNNNNNNNNNNNNNNNNNNNNNNNNNNNNNNNNNNNNNNNNNNNNNNNNNNNNNNNNNNNNNNNNNNNNNNNNNNNNNNNNNNNNNNNNNNNNNNNNNNNNNNNNNNNNNNNNNNNNNNNNNNNNNNNaaccccaaaaaaaaacgcaaccccaaaaaaaaaaaagggacacacacaaaaacccaaaacccaaaaaaaaacaccaccacacacacacaacacacaccacacaccccacacacacacccacacacacacacacatttcccaaTGGTTTCCCCCTAGGGTAAGGTTAATCAATAACACTTTAATAATCTTTATCCTTTTTGAAATTTAAACCCGGAtgacgctcttctctctctctctctctctctctctctctctctctctctctctctctctctctctctctctctctctctctctctctccccccctctcatcccctctctcccctttttctttctttctctctctctctctctctctctctctctctctctctctctctctctctctctctctctctctctctctctctctctctctctcttttcccctctcctctctctctctctctctctctctctctctctctctctctctctcgttttcctcctcattttcttcctccttcactttccattttctctccctcttcctctttctcctttcctcccaccaacACCCTGTGAACAGTACCAGCAGATGGTATTCTAGTGGTTGGTATATGGtatacctatcccccccccctctccttctcctcctcctccttctccttcttcttctccttcttattcttctttatttttcttatattttcttattccattttctcttttacgttttcttttgctGTGCTATGTATCATTTTCTtaatcctctttattctcttatctctcccttgctcctttttcaaattcttatccttatccttcactatcctcctcctgctcattctcatcctcctcattatcctctttcccttccttcacttcttttcccttcttttttttttcttctccttttcccttttttttcttctcttcttctctcttttctcctctccccttcttttcccttcccttcctttttttctttccctcctcccccccttccccttcctctttttccctccttctcctcccttcctttcccctcctcctccccctccccccctccccctcctcctcctctttccccccccccttctttccccctcctcctcccccctccacccccttccacctcctctccttccacctcctcctcctcttcccctcctcctccacctcccctcctccaccaccccccctttccccctttttcccacccctcctcccctcccctccctcttcccctccccctcccccctcccccctttccccacctctccaccccccccccccaactaacCAAACCACCCGCCGCAACCCCCACAATAAACCAGTAACCAAATTtttttcggggggtgggggggggggggggggaaaaaaaaggggggggagacttACAAAAAATTTGTGGGGGGGGtctttatttttgggggggggaggttggggggggggggggcaggttttttgggggggttgaaggaaaggagagagagggggaaagggaaaggaggaaaggaggaggagggagggggaaaaaggaagggaggagaaaaggaaaaaaggggggaagggggggaaggaggggggggggaaaaggaagggggggggaagaagaaagaagaagaagagaaagaagaaaggagaaaaaaaagagaaagagaaaggggaaaaggggagagagagagaggagaaaaaaggagggaaagaaaaggagagaggagggggggggaaagaaagaagaagaaaggagagagagggaagaagagagaagaaagggaagagagagagagaggagaagaagaagaagagaagaaaagggaggggaaaagggggaaaggaggggaagggaggaggggaagaagagagaaagagaaggagagagagagagagaagaagaaagaaaaggagagaaggagaagagaaagagagagagggaagaaagagagaaagagaagaagagagagagggaaagaaagggggagaaagagaagaagagggagagagagaaaaggaagaggaagaaaggagagagagaggagaagaagagagaagaaaggagagagaaaggggaaagaagaaagaaacagcaaaaaaaaaagaaaaaaaagaaagaaactaaaaaagaaaaaaaaagaaaagaaacagcggGAGGaaccgagaaaaaagagaaagagacaggagagaggaggagggggaggagggaggagggagggaggaaaaggggggaggggagggagggaaaaggggaaaaaagagggagggagggagggagagggggaaaagggagggggggaagaaagggaggaaaaaaagggagggggggaaaagggaaagggaggggggtggggaaggggggaagagggcggggaaagggaaaaaaagggaggggggagggagggagaagggcggggaaaaagaggaaaaaaaaataggaaggagggaaaagagaaggagaggaagggggagaaaaaaggggaaaaagaaaaggaggaggaggaaaaagggagaagaaaggagaaaggggaggaggaggggggaaaaaaggaaaaaaaaaagggggggagggaaggggaaaaaaaggggaaaaaaaaggagggagggagggagaaaaaaaggggaggcaggagggggggaaggagaggaaagaaagggaaaaaggggaggaaaagatttttaggggagagggagaaaaagagacaggaggaaaaagggagggaggagggaggaaggaggaaagggggggaggaggaaaggggggggagggaggggaaaaaagggggggagggggaaaagggcggggaagggaggaaagggggggagggagggggggggaaagggggggaaggaggagagaagggggggaaaggggggaaggaaaaaaaaggagaaagggggagggggggaaaagggaagatggggggggaaaggaggaaggggggggaaaagaaaaaaggagggagggggagggaggggggggagggagggagggagggagggagggagggggaaaaagggagggagggagagaggaggaaggaggggagggaggagggggggaagggagggaaaaaaagaagaaggggggaaaaagggagggaagggaaaaaaaagggaagggaaaaaagggaaaaaaaaagaaagggaaagggaggaaagggaaaaaaaagggaggggaaaaaagggaaaaaaagaaggggaaaggggggaaaaaaagggggggaaaaaggggggaaaaaaaagggggggggggggggggaggggaaagggggaaaagggggggagggggggaaaggaggagggaggggagagagagggagagagagagagagagaggaagagagagaggggaagagaagagagaggagagagagagagagaggagagagagagagagagagagagagacgagagagggagggtatatatatagatagcgatagagagtgagaaaggatagaaagagagcagTTATCATAAGAGAAAGGATAGCGTAAAAAGGGAGAGgttaaggagatagagagaagaaaaaaatgaggaataatggaaaaaagaaagatagtgagagcgaacagaagggaaaaggagagtgagggatgagggtggggagagcgagagaggaagaaaaaagggaggtatgagagggagggagaggtaaaaagagagagagagagagggtggtggagagttagagagataggaagagagagggaagtgttcacacagagagaagcgaagagagaagaggaaagaggagggaaaaggagaaagagagaaagagaagaaaaaaggaaagggactGAGAagtggcaagagaaagagagagatggcgatagagagaagaaggatggagagaaggatagagggaggaagggagagcaagaagagCAACCTAaccttatttcctccttttcttccactcttccacttcctttcttcctccgtctctccttctctccctccctccttcgtccttccttccttccttcccaccttctctccctctctgcctttcttccttcccccctccttccttcctccacactcttcctcctcctttcttccctccatttcccttcctattcctctcctccctccctccctcccttcctccatcccaccctccctccctccacctcctctcttcctttttctctccttaccttcctcatcctttcctctctccctcccttccttcctccctccctccctcgtcctcccttcctcagtCCTTTCTTCcgactttctctccgtctctgcctttctctcctcctccctccctcccaccttccttccctcccagacacccctcctctctccctccctcctcccctcctctcacccttctaccctgttctcttcccatttctcttcccttctcctcctcctccctcccaccacatccccctccctccctccctcctcctctttccacctcttccacttccctccctccacccctccctctccctcccgccttccctccctcccccacacctatcctcctccctccctcctccctctccctccttcctccctctcccccacacccatccctccctcccctccccacacccatatcctcctcctccctcctccttcccaccctccctccctctccctccctctccccacatccatcctccctctccctccctccccctcacacccatcctcctcccctccctccctccttctccctcctcctccctcctccactccactcctcctctgATTTATCTCATTCGCGTCGAACTAAAACTATTATGTTATGACTGTTGCCAACTAACTGGGTTTCCTCCCTCAGcgatccccgccccccccccgccccccctcctccggcTCCATCGCTGTCCTGACTACTAAATCCACCTCCTGCCGACAGGgggccaccgccacctcctccatcactcgaggagagggagggaggaagggagggagggagggaggaagggaggaggagggagggaaggagggagggagggaggagggagggaaggagggtgggagggagggaggggtaaggaagggagggagggagggaggagaggggagatgggaggaaggtggggttaagaaagggaggagggaggtgggtgttggagggaaggaagggagatggagggagggagttggagagatgggaggaggtgagggtaaagaaagagaggagggagggaaggggaggtgttggagggaggtgaggtgttggagggagggaggtggcaaggaagaaggaggaaagggaggagggtgggagggtgggagggaggtgggtgttggagggagggagggagggagggtagggtgagtgCAGGTTGGAGAAAGAatggggagttgaggaggtactGAAAGGAcggggagaaaagaagacagagagaagaagaaagagagtgaaagagaggtagaaagagagagagcggaagaagagagagaaagatgaacagacggaaggagacgggaaggaaaagggtgggaagaagaaagaaggacagaggagagagagataagagagggagaggagagaagggagagaggatggaggggaagagaaagagacgaagaagagggagagagagagacaggggagagggagagaaggaaagggagagggagagggagataaagagagaggaaagaatggagtgaacagaggaagagaccaagaaggacaggagaagagagagtgggggcaaGGAGTTGgggactggatatatatatatatataatcacacacacacacacacacacacacacacacacacacacacacacacacacacacacatgtcacatcacacacacacacacacacacatatatatattatatatatatatatatatatatatatatatatgtgtgtgtgtgtgtgtgtgtgtgtgtgtgcagtgtagtgtgtgtgtgtgtgtgtgtgtgtgtgtgtgtgtgtgtgtgtgtgtgtgtgtgtgtgtgtgtgggtgtgtgtatatacatttatatatatacgtatatgtatatatacatatatatatatatatatatatatatatatgtacatgtatatatatatcccccatatatatatatattatatatatgtatatatatatatatatatatatatatatatatatatgtgtgtgtgtgtgtgtgtataaatgtatatatgtatatatgtatatatatatatatatatatatatatatatatatgtgtgtatgtatatgtatatgtgtgtgtgtatgtgtgtgtgtgtgtgtgtgtgtgtgtgtgtgtgtgtgtgtgtgtgtgtgtgtgtgtgtgtgtgtgtgtgtgtgtgtgtgatgatatgtgtgagatgtatacatagatacatacgtatatatatatatatactcctccatattatatattatatatatatatatatatatatacatatatacatatatatatatatatatatatatatatatatatatatatatatatatatatatatatattatacacacacacacacacacacacacacacatatatatatatatatatatatatatatatatatatatgatatatatatataatgtatatatgtataaatgtatatatatatatatatatgtatatatatatatatatatatatatatatatatatatatatatatatacatacatatatatatatatatatatatatatatatgtatatatatatatatatgtatatatatatatatatatttatatgtgtgtgtatgagtgtgtttgtgggtgtgtgtgtgtgtgtgtgtgtgtgtgtgtatacatacatatatatatacatatatatatatatatatatatatatatatatatatatatatatatatataatttatatatgtatgtatatgtatatatatgtatatatatatatatatatatatatatgtatatatatatatatatacatatatatatatatatatatatatatatatatgtgtgtgtgtgtgtgtgtgtgtgtgtgtgtgtgtgtgcatacatatatatatatatatatatacatatacatatacatatatatatatatatatttatttatttattcatatatatatacatatatatatatatatatatatatatatatatatatatatatatatatatatatatatatgtatgtatatgtgtcacccacctcgcctcccccccccccaatatagcCCCCCCACCTTTATATTAAATGGCTGTATGTAACCTATCGCTTgacatatcatttatattaatcGCCGGAGGCTTTGTTGTGTGACAAATTCCTATTGAAATGCTAGTCGGCGATCTGCATGTTGCAAGGAGCGATGTGAGATGCGTGCATGCCgagtctatttgtttgtgtgtgtgcgtgtatttgtttgtgttgtttgtttgtgcttgtttgtttgtttgtgtgtgtgtgtatttgtttgtgtgtgtgtgtttgtgtgtgtttgtttgtgtgtgtgcttgtttgtttgtttgtatgtgtgtgtgtgtgtgtttgtttgtgtgtgtgtgtgttgtttgtgtgtgtgtgtgtgtgtgtttgtttctgtgtgtgtgtgtgcgtgcttggttgtttgtgtgtgtgtgtgtatttgtttgtttgtgtgtgcttgtttgttgtgtgtgtttgtgcttgtttgtttgtgtgtgtgtgtgcatttgtttgtgtttgtgtgtgtgcctgtttgtttgtgtgtgtgtatgtgtatttgttcgtgtgtgcgtgtgtgtgtgtgtgtgtatgtgtgtatttgttcgtgtgcggggggggggggggcgaaggagtcGTGATTGTGGTGAATGGTGATGTAGTGACACACTGTATGGTTATGAGGCTGTATTTGGGATGCTATGATGAACGGTGGTGTGGTTGTGGTGTTACGGTTGAAGATAATGTAGTGGTTATGATGGATGGTGTTATAGTGTGGTGGTATAGTGAGAAGTAAGCTTTTTGTTGCGGTGTCATGGTGAATGGCAGGATGGGCATTTTGTCCTTATAGTGAAAGGTGATATGGTGACACTGTGATGCTATAGTGATCTGCAGGTGTTGAAAATATTACAAATGACAACGTGGTGATAGTGTAGCGTTATGGTGAAGGATAGTGATGTTGATCCGGTATATAGTGAACCAATGTTAAAGCGATCTATATTTACAGTGCAATATAACTACGAAAATAACACGTGCACTAATAAAGGCAACACTTCACATGACACGAAgaacagaaaacaataacaataacaacacagagaaccaaacaaaaatatatacaagatTTATGACagcgtaaataaatagatagatagatagatagatagataaacaaagaaatatataaatagatatttagatacatgaataaacgtgaaaatgattatgctaattttattaatagcagtaatatcgCTAATGAAGACgataacaaaatatgaaaataata contains:
- the LOC138859751 gene encoding uncharacterized protein, yielding MTEIHYCYYKETDNIFGNTFRMCVLQSNNNLVDPFNLWYTGRAIKNNGPFQTPLPQAFCVRPWRRGSGGLHHPSAEHDIFKAAVCYKYGCTHATAQKPLSTLCQDSVNIKMLKGYVYVQFLTLLALYIFLKYKGLMAFEEQFLHMSLSVTSNTAIFHKISILTYFSPFPIMRKQSFPSCQYSDIVQQNLFNYIFFTNSFILSLSSCRMCAVVDDLLCILPILLHMRDLQSVHAVTSSTPQSPHVQELKNLKESLKESPRAGLLIELCKSLGQAKSVPQFVAAVTEKT